The proteins below come from a single Micromonospora citrea genomic window:
- a CDS encoding alpha/beta fold hydrolase encodes MHEVKIWSEEFGAVTDAPILLIMGSMSQGVLWPDEFVGRLVAGGRRVVRYDHRDTGMSDTVDFAAHPYTWDDIKNDVYRVLDAHGLDSAHLVCHSAGGLLGQYVAVERPERVRSLTVIGSSPLGGGEGQVIMRALLGQPQSEGSLPEPTPEFVAFYRALMAAPPPEDRRARIESMIAEQRLLHGTGLPFDEDAARRLQERIHERARDLSAVTNHRLAAAARPDFEPVGVLHQVKAPTLVVEGSHEPVKPGHGALIAEQVPGARLMIVAGMGHTLPPEVHEELADAVLTHTAG; translated from the coding sequence ATGCATGAGGTGAAAATCTGGAGCGAAGAGTTCGGCGCCGTCACGGACGCGCCGATCCTGTTGATCATGGGCTCGATGTCGCAGGGCGTCCTGTGGCCGGACGAGTTCGTCGGCCGCCTCGTCGCCGGGGGCCGCCGGGTCGTCCGGTACGACCACCGCGACACCGGCATGTCGGACACCGTCGACTTCGCGGCGCACCCGTACACGTGGGACGACATCAAGAACGACGTGTACCGGGTGCTGGACGCCCACGGCCTGGACAGCGCGCACCTGGTCTGCCACTCGGCGGGCGGGCTGCTCGGCCAGTACGTCGCGGTGGAGCGGCCGGAGCGCGTACGGTCGCTGACCGTCATCGGTTCCTCGCCGCTGGGCGGCGGCGAGGGGCAGGTGATCATGCGGGCGCTGCTGGGGCAGCCACAGTCCGAGGGAAGCCTGCCCGAGCCGACACCCGAGTTCGTGGCCTTCTACCGCGCGCTGATGGCCGCCCCGCCGCCCGAGGACCGGCGCGCCCGGATCGAGAGCATGATCGCCGAGCAGCGCCTGCTGCACGGAACGGGGCTGCCGTTCGACGAGGACGCGGCGCGTCGGCTGCAGGAACGGATCCACGAGCGGGCCCGCGACCTGTCGGCGGTGACCAACCACCGGCTGGCCGCGGCGGCCAGGCCGGACTTCGAGCCGGTCGGCGTGCTGCACCAGGTGAAGGCGCCCACGCTGGTCGTCGAGGGCAGCCACGAGCCGGTCAAGCCGGGCCACGGCGCGCTCATCGCCGAGCAGGTCCCGGGGGCGCGGCTGATGATCGTGGCGGGCATGGGCCACACCCTGCCGCCCGAGGTGCACGAGGAACTGGCCGACGCCGTCCTCACGCACACGGCCGGGTGA
- the gcvP gene encoding aminomethyl-transferring glycine dehydrogenase yields MTAEQFAARHIGPEPADERRMLEAVGYGSIDELMDAAIPEVIRWHGTLDLPEPATEHDAIAELRALAARNTVAVSMIGLGYHGTHTPAVIRRNVLENPAWYTAYTPYQPEISQGRLEALLNFQTMVTDLTGLATANASMLDEGTAAAEAMTLARRASKSRSPVYVVDADALPQTVAVITSRAEPLGIDVRVLDVERDELPAEFFGLHLQYPGASGAVRDHAPLVEAAHAVGALVTVAADLLALTLLRPPGEIGADIAAGTTQRFGVPMGFGGPHAGYLAVRAGLERMLPGRLVGVSRDADGNPAYRLALQTREQHIRRERATSNICTAQVLLAVMAGMYAVYHGPDGLRAVAARTHEMAARLAAGLRAGGVAVAEVAFFDTVTATVPGRAAQVVAAAAQRGVNLRLVDADRVGVSCDETTTPAHLAAVWAAFGVDAVDGAVDAALPTGLARTSEFLTHPVFRSHHSETAMLRYLRRLSDFDYALDRGMIPLGSCTMKLNATTEMEPVSWAEFAHVHPFAPAAQTAGYREMIAQLEGWLAEVTGYDAVSVQPNAGSQGELAGLLAIRAYHRDRGEGHRDVCLIPSSAHGTNAASAVMAGMRVVVVGCDADGNVDLVDLDTKIDKHRDALAAIMVTYPSTHGVYETGIASLCAKVHDAGGQVYVDGANLNALVGFAKPGRFGADVSHLNLHKTFCIPHGGGGPGVGPVAVRAHLAPFLPGDPLGAHVDGRPAISAAPYGSAGILPIPWAYLRMMGAAGLTRATGVAVLAANYVAARLRQHYPVLYAGNKGLVAHECILDLRPLTKATGVSVDDVAKRLIDYGFHAPTMSFPVAGTLMVEPTESEDLAELDRFCDAMIAIRAEIDKVGAGEWPAGDNPLANAPHTAAMVSGDEWPHAYPRSVGAYPGGVDRAGKYWPPVRRIDGAYGDRNLVCSCPAPEAFEG; encoded by the coding sequence CAACACCGTCGCCGTGTCCATGATCGGGTTGGGTTACCACGGCACGCACACCCCGGCGGTGATCCGCCGCAACGTGCTGGAGAACCCGGCGTGGTACACGGCGTACACGCCGTACCAGCCGGAGATCAGCCAGGGCCGGCTGGAGGCGCTGCTGAACTTCCAGACCATGGTGACGGACCTGACCGGGCTGGCGACGGCTAACGCGTCGATGCTCGACGAGGGCACTGCCGCTGCCGAGGCGATGACCCTCGCGCGCCGCGCGTCGAAGAGCAGGAGCCCGGTGTACGTCGTCGACGCCGACGCCCTGCCGCAGACCGTCGCGGTGATCACCAGCCGGGCCGAGCCGCTCGGCATCGACGTGCGGGTGCTCGACGTGGAACGCGACGAACTGCCGGCGGAGTTCTTCGGCCTGCACCTGCAGTATCCGGGCGCGTCGGGCGCGGTGCGTGACCACGCGCCGCTGGTAGAGGCGGCGCACGCCGTGGGAGCGCTGGTCACCGTGGCGGCGGACCTGCTGGCCCTGACGCTGCTGCGCCCGCCGGGGGAGATCGGCGCCGACATCGCGGCCGGCACCACCCAGCGGTTCGGGGTGCCGATGGGCTTCGGTGGGCCGCACGCCGGCTACCTGGCGGTGCGGGCGGGCCTGGAGCGGATGCTGCCCGGCCGCCTCGTGGGGGTGTCCCGCGACGCCGACGGCAACCCGGCGTACCGGCTGGCGTTGCAGACCCGCGAGCAGCACATCCGTCGGGAGAGGGCGACCAGCAACATCTGCACCGCGCAGGTGCTCCTCGCGGTGATGGCCGGCATGTACGCCGTCTACCACGGCCCCGACGGGCTGCGGGCCGTCGCGGCGCGTACGCACGAGATGGCGGCGCGGCTCGCGGCCGGGCTGCGCGCCGGCGGGGTGGCCGTCGCGGAGGTCGCGTTCTTCGACACCGTCACCGCGACGGTGCCGGGCCGGGCCGCGCAGGTGGTGGCGGCGGCCGCGCAGCGGGGCGTGAACCTGCGGCTGGTCGACGCCGACCGGGTCGGCGTCTCCTGCGACGAGACGACCACGCCGGCGCACCTGGCGGCGGTGTGGGCCGCGTTCGGCGTCGACGCCGTCGACGGCGCCGTGGACGCCGCGCTGCCCACCGGGCTGGCGCGCACGTCGGAGTTCCTGACCCACCCGGTGTTCCGCAGTCACCACTCGGAGACGGCGATGCTGCGCTACCTGCGGCGGCTGTCGGACTTCGACTACGCCCTGGACCGGGGGATGATTCCGCTCGGGTCGTGCACGATGAAGCTCAACGCGACCACCGAGATGGAGCCGGTGAGCTGGGCGGAGTTCGCGCACGTCCACCCGTTCGCGCCGGCGGCGCAGACCGCCGGCTACCGGGAGATGATCGCCCAGTTGGAGGGGTGGCTGGCGGAGGTGACCGGATACGACGCGGTCAGCGTGCAGCCCAACGCCGGGTCGCAGGGCGAGCTGGCCGGGTTGCTGGCCATCCGGGCCTACCACCGCGACCGCGGTGAGGGGCACCGTGACGTGTGCCTGATCCCGTCGTCGGCGCACGGCACGAACGCGGCCAGCGCGGTGATGGCCGGCATGCGGGTCGTCGTGGTCGGCTGCGACGCCGACGGCAACGTCGACCTCGTCGACCTCGACACGAAGATCGACAAGCACCGGGACGCCCTCGCGGCGATCATGGTGACGTATCCGTCGACGCACGGGGTGTACGAGACGGGCATCGCGTCGCTGTGCGCGAAGGTCCACGACGCCGGCGGTCAGGTGTACGTCGACGGGGCGAACCTCAACGCGCTGGTCGGGTTCGCCAAGCCGGGCAGGTTCGGGGCGGACGTGTCGCACCTGAACCTGCACAAGACGTTCTGCATTCCGCACGGTGGCGGCGGGCCGGGGGTGGGTCCGGTGGCGGTGCGGGCGCACCTGGCGCCGTTCCTGCCCGGCGACCCGCTGGGCGCGCACGTTGACGGCCGGCCGGCCATCTCGGCGGCCCCGTACGGGTCGGCGGGGATCCTGCCGATCCCGTGGGCGTACCTGCGGATGATGGGCGCGGCGGGGCTGACCCGGGCCACCGGCGTGGCGGTCCTCGCCGCGAACTACGTGGCCGCGCGGCTGCGGCAGCACTACCCGGTGCTGTACGCCGGCAACAAGGGCCTCGTGGCGCACGAGTGCATCCTGGACCTGCGGCCGCTGACGAAGGCGACCGGGGTGAGCGTCGACGACGTGGCGAAGCGGCTGATCGACTACGGCTTCCACGCGCCGACGATGTCGTTTCCGGTGGCGGGCACGCTCATGGTGGAGCCGACCGAGAGCGAGGACCTGGCCGAGCTGGACCGGTTCTGCGACGCGATGATCGCCATCCGGGCGGAGATCGACAAGGTGGGTGCGGGGGAGTGGCCGGCCGGCGACAACCCCCTGGCGAACGCGCCGCACACGGCGGCGATGGTGTCCGGCGACGAGTGGCCGCACGCGTACCCGCGGTCGGTGGGGGCGTACCCGGGCGGGGTGGACCGGGCCGGGAAGTACTGGCCGCCGGTGCGGCGCATCGACGGCGCGTACGGCGACCGGAACCTGGTGTGTTCCTGCCCGGCGCCGGAGGCTTTCGAGGGCTGA
- a CDS encoding DUF5999 family protein gives MCQHQPTCPSADATDREAARVLACFPEQGWSLLCNGVIVFEDTGELLPDGRTIAPHRGPARHALVA, from the coding sequence ATGTGCCAGCACCAACCCACCTGCCCCTCCGCCGACGCGACCGACCGGGAAGCCGCCCGGGTCCTCGCCTGCTTCCCTGAGCAGGGCTGGAGCCTGCTCTGCAACGGTGTCATCGTCTTCGAGGACACCGGCGAGCTGCTGCCCGACGGCAGGACCATCGCCCCCCACCGCGGCCCGGCCCGACACGCCCTCGTCGCCTGA
- a CDS encoding helix-turn-helix transcriptional regulator, with product MLYGRTAEVNALDEVIARARDGSGGAVVLRGEAGAGKTALLDAAAARGGAMRVLRTTGVEAESDLAFAALHQVLWPVTGSLDALPAPQRDAVRAALGLAAGSAGDRYLLGAGALSLLAEAAEPDGLICVVDDFQWVDRASADALLFAARRVGTEKIAMLFAVRGDVAVKGVSRTVQVPGLPAAAAAELLESRGGVRPGVARELVALTGANPLALGEIAARLTPAQLAGREPLPDPLPGGARLFGDQVRALPAPARLLALVAAVEAGLDVVLRAADRLAAERSGDGPGAAWTGRAALAELEASGLAEVSGTRVRFRHPLVRSAVHEAAAPAEIRHVHAVLAQLTEGDRRAWHLAAAAVGRDERAAAELVAAARQARDRGGYGTAATALARAAELTPEAATRAARLKDAAVAAWLGGRPGQAESLLAEARDQAGADAGLATGIAQLRGRFELNCGNAAEAVRILTAGDSLEMLADAAEAASYVGDTAAVVALGRRAAAHPEGFLRDTVAGIGLTLDGDAAGPGLLRRALGRVGELGEAAEYLWAAAAASHLGESDLATEMVDRAGRVARVSGMTGQLPVVLEFVATAERLAGHLADSQAVSEEGLEMAREAGYENTVAAHLANLAVLAALRGEEETCERRAHEALAIAVPHRVGLRAGVAAYALALLDLCLGRHAAAHDRFTALAAAGPGAGHPTVVWRTAPDRVEAAVGAGDDAGARAALAAYARWSAHAATPESRALLARCRGLVESSEEAFGEALRLHTNPFEAARTALLLGERLRRAQRPGEARAHLRTAWETFERAGARPWARRAQGELRAAGESGQAPPSAVLDALTPQELRIAGLVADGLSSRQIAAQLFLSPRTVEYHLYKIYPKLGIGSRTELARLVVLRKAPGAGRDML from the coding sequence GTGCTCTACGGCAGAACCGCGGAAGTCAACGCGCTCGACGAGGTGATCGCCCGGGCTCGCGACGGCTCCGGCGGTGCGGTGGTGCTGCGGGGCGAGGCGGGCGCGGGCAAGACGGCCCTGCTCGACGCGGCGGCCGCGCGCGGCGGCGCGATGCGCGTGCTGCGGACCACCGGCGTCGAGGCCGAGTCCGACCTCGCGTTCGCGGCGCTGCACCAGGTGCTGTGGCCGGTGACCGGCTCGCTCGACGCGCTGCCCGCACCGCAGCGCGACGCGGTGCGCGCCGCGCTGGGGCTCGCCGCGGGCTCCGCCGGCGACCGGTACCTGCTGGGCGCCGGCGCGCTGTCGTTGCTGGCCGAGGCCGCCGAGCCGGACGGGCTGATCTGCGTGGTCGACGACTTCCAGTGGGTCGACCGGGCCTCGGCCGACGCGCTGCTGTTCGCCGCCCGGCGGGTGGGGACGGAGAAGATCGCCATGTTGTTCGCCGTGCGCGGGGACGTCGCGGTCAAGGGTGTGTCCCGGACGGTGCAGGTGCCGGGCCTGCCCGCGGCCGCAGCCGCCGAGCTGCTGGAGTCCCGCGGCGGGGTGCGGCCCGGCGTGGCGCGGGAACTCGTCGCGCTGACCGGCGCGAACCCGCTCGCCCTGGGCGAGATCGCCGCCCGCCTGACGCCCGCGCAGCTCGCCGGGCGCGAACCGCTGCCCGACCCGCTTCCCGGTGGCGCCCGGCTGTTCGGCGACCAGGTGCGGGCGTTGCCCGCCCCGGCGCGGCTGCTCGCCCTGGTCGCCGCCGTGGAGGCCGGCCTCGACGTGGTGCTGCGCGCCGCCGACCGGCTGGCCGCCGAGCGGTCCGGCGACGGCCCGGGGGCGGCCTGGACGGGCCGCGCGGCGCTGGCCGAGCTGGAAGCCTCCGGCCTGGCCGAGGTGTCGGGCACGCGCGTGCGCTTCCGCCATCCGCTCGTCCGGTCGGCGGTGCACGAGGCGGCCGCCCCCGCCGAGATCCGCCACGTGCACGCCGTACTCGCCCAGCTCACCGAGGGCGACCGTCGCGCCTGGCACCTGGCCGCAGCCGCCGTGGGCCGCGACGAGCGGGCCGCCGCCGAGCTGGTGGCCGCCGCGCGACAGGCCCGCGACCGCGGCGGGTACGGCACCGCCGCCACCGCCCTGGCCCGGGCCGCCGAGCTGACCCCCGAGGCGGCCACCCGGGCCGCCCGCCTGAAGGACGCCGCCGTCGCGGCCTGGCTCGGTGGCCGCCCGGGGCAGGCCGAGTCGCTGCTGGCCGAGGCCCGCGACCAGGCCGGCGCGGATGCCGGCCTCGCCACCGGGATCGCCCAGCTGCGGGGCCGCTTCGAGCTGAACTGCGGCAACGCCGCCGAGGCCGTGCGCATCCTGACGGCGGGCGACAGCCTGGAGATGCTGGCCGACGCCGCGGAGGCCGCCTCGTACGTCGGCGACACGGCGGCCGTCGTCGCCCTCGGGCGCCGGGCGGCGGCGCATCCCGAGGGTTTCCTGCGGGACACGGTGGCCGGGATCGGCCTGACGCTGGACGGCGACGCCGCCGGGCCGGGCCTGCTGCGGCGGGCGCTGGGGCGCGTCGGCGAGCTCGGGGAGGCGGCGGAGTACCTGTGGGCGGCGGCCGCGGCCAGCCACCTGGGCGAGTCGGACCTGGCGACCGAGATGGTCGACCGGGCCGGACGGGTGGCCAGGGTGTCGGGCATGACCGGGCAACTGCCGGTCGTGCTGGAGTTCGTGGCGACCGCCGAGCGCCTCGCCGGGCACCTGGCGGACAGCCAGGCCGTCTCCGAGGAGGGCCTGGAGATGGCCCGCGAGGCCGGCTACGAGAACACCGTGGCCGCGCACCTGGCCAACCTGGCGGTGCTGGCGGCGCTGCGGGGCGAGGAGGAGACCTGCGAACGGCGCGCCCACGAGGCGCTGGCCATCGCCGTACCGCACCGGGTGGGTCTGCGGGCGGGGGTCGCCGCGTACGCGCTGGCGCTGCTTGACCTGTGCCTGGGGCGCCACGCGGCGGCGCACGACCGGTTCACCGCCCTCGCCGCGGCGGGACCGGGCGCCGGTCATCCCACGGTGGTGTGGCGGACTGCGCCGGACCGCGTGGAGGCCGCCGTGGGCGCGGGGGACGACGCGGGGGCACGGGCGGCGCTGGCGGCGTACGCGCGGTGGTCGGCGCACGCCGCGACGCCCGAGTCGCGCGCCCTGCTGGCCCGGTGCCGAGGGCTGGTCGAGTCGTCCGAGGAGGCCTTCGGCGAGGCGTTGCGGCTGCACACCAACCCGTTCGAGGCGGCCAGGACGGCGCTGCTGCTGGGCGAGCGTCTGCGCCGCGCGCAGCGGCCGGGCGAGGCGCGGGCGCATCTGCGGACGGCGTGGGAGACGTTCGAGCGGGCGGGCGCGCGGCCGTGGGCGAGGCGCGCGCAGGGTGAGCTGCGCGCGGCGGGCGAGAGCGGGCAGGCCCCACCCTCGGCCGTGCTCGACGCGCTGACCCCGCAGGAGCTGCGCATCGCCGGCCTGGTCGCCGACGGCCTGTCCAGCAGGCAGATCGCCGCCCAGCTCTTCCTGAGCCCGCGCACGGTCGAGTACCACCTGTACAAGATCTATCCGAAGCTGGGCATCGGCTCCCGTACGGAACTGGCGCGGCTGGTAGTTCTACGGAAGGCACCGGGAGCGGGACGGGACATGCTGTGA
- a CDS encoding chorismate-binding protein produces the protein MRVDTGKSTERMRRKGPDGMETLPRLAVDVPAAPTACRRRLVERTRWQWRPADGGDPAALAQEFLAAHGLPLHDLARPAAGHDPAGVCGAALYVSAAAGAALVGAPAGAANPVPALPEVAVVVYGHGPVAAPAGPPAGWRLGGWAESWTPRQHADAVTAVRAAIGRGDVYQVNLVGHAAAPYAGDPLPALARLAALPGARYGGTLTGPGWAIGCASPETLVELVDGRLITRPIKGTRPATADGRAELLASAKERAEHVMIVDLERNDLARVARTGSVRVDELFAVRRWCDLWQAESTVSAAVADGLGLADLLRAVCPGGSVTGAPKLAALDRIAALEPVGRGASMGALGWVAPGRVDLGLTIRTAAVDADRVHVWAGGGITWGSDPDAEVAEAAAKTGPVRAALAGR, from the coding sequence ATGCGCGTGGATACCGGGAAATCCACTGAACGGATGAGGCGTAAGGGGCCAGACGGCATGGAAACGCTCCCACGGCTTGCGGTCGACGTGCCGGCGGCACCGACCGCCTGCCGCCGCAGGCTCGTCGAGCGCACCCGCTGGCAGTGGCGTCCGGCCGACGGCGGCGACCCGGCGGCGCTGGCGCAGGAGTTCCTGGCGGCGCACGGCCTGCCCCTGCACGACCTGGCCCGGCCCGCCGCCGGCCACGATCCCGCCGGCGTGTGCGGGGCGGCCCTCTACGTCTCCGCCGCCGCCGGCGCCGCCCTGGTCGGCGCGCCCGCCGGCGCGGCCAACCCCGTACCCGCCCTGCCGGAGGTCGCCGTGGTCGTCTACGGCCACGGCCCGGTCGCCGCGCCGGCCGGACCGCCGGCCGGCTGGCGGCTGGGCGGCTGGGCGGAGAGCTGGACACCCCGGCAACACGCCGACGCCGTGACCGCCGTCCGCGCCGCCATCGGCCGCGGCGACGTCTACCAGGTCAACCTCGTCGGGCACGCCGCCGCCCCGTACGCCGGCGATCCGCTGCCCGCCCTGGCCCGACTGGCCGCGCTGCCCGGCGCCCGCTACGGCGGCACCCTCACCGGGCCGGGCTGGGCGATCGGCTGCGCGAGCCCCGAGACCCTGGTCGAGCTGGTCGACGGGCGGCTGATCACCCGGCCGATCAAGGGCACCCGGCCGGCCACCGCCGACGGCCGCGCCGAACTGCTCGCCTCGGCCAAGGAACGCGCCGAACACGTCATGATCGTCGACCTCGAGCGCAACGACCTGGCCCGCGTCGCGCGCACCGGCAGCGTGCGCGTCGACGAACTGTTCGCCGTACGCCGCTGGTGCGACCTGTGGCAGGCCGAGTCGACGGTGTCGGCGGCGGTCGCCGACGGGCTCGGCCTGGCCGACCTGCTGCGCGCGGTCTGCCCGGGCGGCTCCGTCACCGGCGCCCCCAAGCTCGCCGCCCTCGACCGGATCGCCGCCCTCGAGCCGGTCGGGCGGGGCGCGAGCATGGGCGCCCTCGGCTGGGTCGCGCCGGGGCGCGTCGACCTGGGGCTGACCATCCGCACCGCCGCCGTCGACGCCGACCGGGTGCACGTCTGGGCGGGCGGGGGCATCACCTGGGGCAGCGACCCCGACGCCGAGGTCGCCGAGGCCGCCGCGAAGACCGGCCCCGTGCGCGCCGCGCTCGCCGGCCGCTGA